From the genome of Sphingobacterium sp. UGAL515B_05:
TAAAATGGCGGATAAGAAAAACTTTATGCTACGCTTAGACGACCAGATGTACAAAGCATTGGAAAAATGGGCTGCAGATGAGTTTAGAAGTGTTAATGGGCAGATCGAATATCTTTTACATAAAGCGCTGCAAGAAAATAAAAGATTGGGCACAGAAAAAAAGACTGCCGATAAGAAATAGCCTATAGTAAGGAATGCCTATAGTAAGGAATGAAAACTGTACCTTTGGCCTCGCAATTGACAAAGCCAAAGGTACTTTTTATTTAATGTTTTAACGATAGAAGATGAAGATTAATCCAGCGTACAAGTTATTGGTCGTAAGTACAAGCACGATCCATGCTAGTGAGTTTTTAGCTTATATTAAGCAAGATTTTGTAGAATTTATTCAGTCAGACGAATTATTATTTATTCCATTTGCGCGACCTTCTGGAATTTCGTTTGATGCCTATACTGTTAAAGTGCAAGATGCGTTGAAAGATAAGGGGGTAACGGTTAGGGGAATACATGAGTTTCATAACATGAAGAAGGCTATTCAGGATGCTAAGGCTATCTTCATTGGCGGCGGAAATACATTTCTACTCTTAAAAACACTATATGAGCTTGATTTGGTACAGCAATTGCGTGTGCAAGTGGCAAAGGGTATTCCATACGTCGGTACATCGGCGGGGTCCAATTTGACCGGACTAACAATAGGAACTACAAATGATATGCCTATTGTTTATCCGCCTAGCTTTGACGCACTTGGTTTCTTACCTTTTAATATCAATCCACATTATTTGGATCCGGATCCAAATTCTACACATAAAGGAGAAACAAGGGAAACGCGAATCCAGGAATTTCATCAACTTAATCCTCAGCCAGTCATAGGCTTACGTGAAGGGAGCTGGCTGCAGGTAAATGAAGGAAATGTAGAACTGAAAGGTAATTTAACAGCCCGGCTATTTAAAGCTGGTTTCGAGCCCGAGGAGCTAGCGCCTGGATTAATTAATTTTTAAGATAGTGTAAAGTTCATGGGCATTTCAAGTCAAATGTACTCTTCAATGTAGTAGTAGACGATTTTACGAAAGACTAGCAGCAATTCCCATTAGAAAAAATAGTTTTTCAGATTGTTGAAAATCATACAAAATAAGCTACTTTTGCGCTAAATCCATTAAAATTTTCTTCCAATGGAACAAAATTCAGCATTACACCCAGCCGATATCGCGGAAGAAATATCGCGTTTAAGTAAAGGGGAGCAACATCAAGAGTTTATGGACTATCCTTTGGAGGATAGATTGGAGATCTTTTCTTTTTTTGAAATGGATGTCCAATATACGTTGATCAAATCCATGACGGAACATGAGCTGTCTGAATTGCTGAATAACCTGAAGCCGGATACGCGTAATGAATTGTTGTCGGAATTGCCGGATGACCTGATCAAATATCTGATCAATCTTTTGAATGAGCGCGAGAAGCAAATGGCTTTGGAGCTGATTGGTTATAAAGAGGACAGTATTGCCCGGCTTATGACACCAATGTATGTGCAGGTACGCCCTTATTATACCGTCGATGATGTTTTTCGGCATATCAAGGTGTTTGGAAGAAAGGCCGAAACGCTTAATTTTATTTATGTAGTCGATGAGAAAAATGTGTTGATCGATGACTTGAAAATTGGTCAATTACTACTATCGGATTCTTCTACCAAGATTTCCGACTTAATTGACTACAATTTTGCCGCGATTAAGGCTTCTACACCCATGGAAGAGGCATTTGAGATTTTTCAAAAATATGACCGTAGTGCTTTGCCTATTATTACTGAGGCAGGGGTATTGGTCGGAATTGTGACATTTGACGACGTGTTGGATCGAATTGAAGATCGGGATACAGAAGATATCCAGCGATTTGGGGGGATGGAAGAATTGGATCTGGCTTATACGAAAACTCCTTTGTTGCAATTGATCCAAAAAAGAGCCGGCTGGCTGATCATCTTGTTTTTTAGCGAAATGCTTACAGCCTCAGCAATGGGGTTTTTTGAAGGCGAATTGGAAAAGGCGGTTGTACTTGCCTTATTTGTTCCTTTAATTATATCCAGTGGAGGTAATTCGGGATCACAGGCGGCATCTTTAATTATTCGTGCCATGGCACTCGGTGAATTAAAGCTGAAAGATTGG
Proteins encoded in this window:
- the pepE gene encoding dipeptidase PepE, whose amino-acid sequence is MKINPAYKLLVVSTSTIHASEFLAYIKQDFVEFIQSDELLFIPFARPSGISFDAYTVKVQDALKDKGVTVRGIHEFHNMKKAIQDAKAIFIGGGNTFLLLKTLYELDLVQQLRVQVAKGIPYVGTSAGSNLTGLTIGTTNDMPIVYPPSFDALGFLPFNINPHYLDPDPNSTHKGETRETRIQEFHQLNPQPVIGLREGSWLQVNEGNVELKGNLTARLFKAGFEPEELAPGLINF
- a CDS encoding ribbon-helix-helix domain-containing protein; this encodes MADKKNFMLRLDDQMYKALEKWAADEFRSVNGQIEYLLHKALQENKRLGTEKKTADKK
- the mgtE gene encoding magnesium transporter, encoding MEQNSALHPADIAEEISRLSKGEQHQEFMDYPLEDRLEIFSFFEMDVQYTLIKSMTEHELSELLNNLKPDTRNELLSELPDDLIKYLINLLNEREKQMALELIGYKEDSIARLMTPMYVQVRPYYTVDDVFRHIKVFGRKAETLNFIYVVDEKNVLIDDLKIGQLLLSDSSTKISDLIDYNFAAIKASTPMEEAFEIFQKYDRSALPIITEAGVLVGIVTFDDVLDRIEDRDTEDIQRFGGMEELDLAYTKTPLLQLIQKRAGWLIILFFSEMLTASAMGFFEGELEKAVVLALFVPLIISSGGNSGSQAASLIIRAMALGELKLKDWWYVMKREVSSGLILGGILGSIGFLRILAWHFLGLYDYGPYWISIGFTVAVSLLFIVLWGTLSGSFIPFILRRFGLDPATASAPFVATLVDVSGLIIYFTVAAFFLHGKLL